One window of the Yamadazyma tenuis chromosome 6, complete sequence genome contains the following:
- the CKA1_2 gene encoding Casein kinase II subunit alpha (EggNog:ENOG503NWKT; COG:D,K,T) — MSSVSRVYTDALSTKPQGFWDYENVVLKWNSQDKYEIIKKLGRGKYSEVFLGVELPQGSKVVIKVLKPVKRKKIKREISILQNLVDGPNVIRLLDIVREPQSKTPALVFEHVNNIDFRTLYPTFTDYDIRYYMFELLKALDYCHSMGIMHRDVKPHNVMIDYDTKTLRLIDWGLAEYYHPGTEYNARVASRYFKGPELLVDFRYYDYSLDLWSYGCMFASMVFKKEPFFHGKSNTDQLVQIVRVLGSDDLNKYLRKYNLRLTEEYEDLGYYSRRPWKRFINESNQPLVSDEFLDLIDKLLRYDHQERLTAQEAMDHPYFDPVRPKA, encoded by the coding sequence ATGTCATCCGTATCGCGTGTTTATACCGATGCGTTGCTGACCAAACCCCAAGGGTTCTGGGACTACGAGAATGTCGTGCTCAAGTGGAACTCTCAAGATAAATACGAgatcatcaaaaagttgggtAGAGGTAAATATTCTGAAGTGTTCTTAGGAGTGGAGCTTCCACAAGGCAGTAAGGTTGTTATTAAGGTACTAAAACCCGTCAAGCGGAAGAAGATAAAACGGGAAATCTCCATTTTACAAAACTTGGTTGACGGTCCAAATGTGATTAGGTTGTTGGATATTGTCAGAGAACCCCAACTGAAAACCCCGGCCTTGGTATTTGAACATGTCAACAACATCGATTTTAGAACATTGTATCCAACCTTCACCGACTATGATATTCGGTACTATATGTTTGAGTTGCTCAAAGCTTTAGACTACTGCCACCTGATGGGAATTATGCACAGAGACGTCAAACCTCATAATGTGATGATTGACTACGACACCAAGACCCTCCGGCTCATTGATTGGGGATTGGCGGAGTATTACCACCCAGGTACCGAGTACAATGCCAGAGTTGCCTCTCGATACTTCAAAGGACCtgagttgttggtggattttAGGTATTATGATTACTCACTCGATTTGTGGTCTTATGGGTGCATGTTCGCATCTATGGTGTTCAAAAAAGAGCCATTCTTTCACGGCAAGTCCAACACCGATCAACTTGTGCAGATTGTCAGAGTGTTGGGATCTGACGACTTAAACAAATACTTGAGGAAGTACAATTTGCGGTTGACCGAAGAGTACGAGGATTTGGGTTACTACAGCAGAAGACCTTGGAAACGATTCATCAATGAGTCTAATCAGCCTTTGGTGAGCGACgagtttttggacttgatcGATAAGTTGTTGAGATACGATCACCAGGAAAGGTTAACAGCCCAAGAAGCTATGGACCATCCATACTTCGATCCCGTGAGACCTAAGGCCTAA
- the LTV1 gene encoding Protein ltv1 (BUSCO:EOG09262VVF; EggNog:ENOG503P01A; COG:S), whose protein sequence is MAPRRRFDKKNATTFSVVHRSHDDELYFDNDASRHVLVPVGGKQKPTKANTLSELEATLGDEAQSVRDNEGLAAQYGIYYDDSKYDYMQHLKPIGQSEDAVFIAKKDTPKPKPKQQDLMELLKDQLPSETGKKVTQADMENIPRELQGFKPNMDPRLRETLEALEDEAYIEDGEDDDDFFNDILKSGTAADIPEEEYDEWDMDNYQDEFDQYDSDNQDRTPYEVGDLERHELPYNEGEAPETAKNVVLNTAWEKDFERFKQTHHNSDDSDDSDDDFEDDFEENDQLPELKELPQMARVKKSGTKLRKKKGAMTDTSSFSMSSSAVFRSEGLTLLDDRFEKLAKDFEKDEAPEEYQEFRMEDERNDFEDMLDDFLDNYELEKGGRKLMKKNDEMKRLQKASDDASNTKVSRRRKEQEPSLVNQFAKVTL, encoded by the coding sequence ATGGCTcctagaagaagatttgatAAGAAGAACGCCACGACGTTCTCGGTGGTGCACAGGTCACATGATGACGAGCTCTATTTCGACAACGATGCGTCTCGTCATGTTCTTGTGCCGGTAGGGGGCAAGCAAAAACCCACTAAGGCAAATACTCTAAGTGAGCTCGAGGCCACATTAGGAGATGAGGCACAGTCCGTAAGGGATAATGAAGGGTTGGCCGCCCAGTACGGAATCTATTATGATGATTCCAAGTATGACTACATGCAGCATTTGAAACCTATTGGTCAGTCGGAGGATGCGGTGTTCATTGCCAAAAAAGATACTCCAAAGCCTAAGCCCAAGCAACAGGATTTGATGGAGCTTTTAAAAGATCAATTACCTTCAGAAACGGGGAAAAAAGTCACCCAGGCCGATATGGAAAACATTCCCCGTGAGCTTCAGGGATTCAAGCCCAACATGGACCCCCGGTTGAGAGAAACACTCGAAGCGTTAGAAGATGAAGCATATATTGAGGACGGtgaggatgatgatgattttttcaatgacATTTTAAAGTCCGGTACAGCGGCCGATATACCTGAAGAGGAGTACGATGAGTGGGATATGGACAACTACCAAGATGAGTTTGACCAGTATGACAGTGACAACCAGGACAGAACACCATACGAAGTGGGTGATTTGGAACGGCATGAATTACCCTACAATGAAGGTGAAGCCCCGGAAACGGCCAAGAATGTGGTGCTAAATACTGCCTGGGAGAAGGACTTTGAGAGGTTTAAGCAGACGCATCATAACTCCGATGACTCAGATGACTcagatgatgactttgaagatgactttgaagaaaacgaCCAATTGCCGGAGTTGAAAGAGCTACCACAAATGGCCCGAGTAAAGAAGTCTGGTACCAAGCTAAGAAAGAAAAAGGGTGCTATGACCGACACCTCGTCTTTTTCCATGTCCTCTTCTGCTGTTTTCCGTTCAGAAGGGTTGACATTATTGGATGATAGATTTGAGAAGCTCGCAAAGGACTTTGAGAAAGACGAAGCTCCGGAGGAGTACCAGGAATTCCGTATGGAAGACGAAAGaaatgactttgaagacatgcttgatgatttccttgataACTacgagttggagaaggGAGGAAgaaagttgatgaagaaaaatgACGAAATGAAAAGACTTCAGAAAGCCTCCGATGATGCCTCTAATACGAAGGTGTCTAGAAGGAGAAAAGAGCAAGAGCCTTCTCTTGTGAACCAATTTGCCAAGGTAACCTTATAA
- a CDS encoding uncharacterized protein (COG:V; EggNog:ENOG503P0UH), producing MEVAGESIVLAPTPGYVLKSRVLESSSQTVVVSSKVFINVCQDPQVPQPPLAFDPAVVFPLIVDNKWEIPIIVSREKAVTDKKGQQSFCYDCCINDTCFRWCLIDSNLKSILNEWCMEAVEILYDIVLDRQYTMPKMMNKGELSATEIQRSDLTDTGLQKKLHDLKNNESLALIEEIRGGLKDNDLAGNIVLEAPVKRPLIEEIESTPKPKAQTSSAPQTQKPPTRVSNAVSFQSLQGKDYTFLVKIESNLPYNYAKLAYEGGHLIFESTCDQYKISPKLKIPVPAASEKFQSFYTDNTVEERLLNGDFETYAAAESEVTLLGPEATFEREFKFTVNSSGPLIVSFFLQYLLSVTTIFAAGKLGPKELAAASLAVCTFNITGLAVYQGMSTSLDSLCSQAFGSGDLHNVGVYFQRCSLMILVVTIFPLSIIWWFSASILEPLVGDAELAQLAQLYLRISTLGTPGLFLFETGKRFLQAQHIFHAATYILMIVAPINILLNYLLVWSPTYGLGYIGAPIAVSIVYWLMTLLMIGYIVFVDGRKCWNGFDWQKATINWIPMLKLALPGVIMVEAEYLAFEVLTILAASFGTDSLAAQSIASNVGSLAFQLAFAVAVAITTRIGHYVGSHNIGGARRVLQVFLVLGVFLSCFNFTVLFFGKTFLAGVFTKDTGVINIASRLIGLAAINQLADSFNVLGAGVLRGQGKQRIGSILNIASYYFVALPIGYLLAFPMGYGVEGLWIGLISGVAFLAASEGYVIYYSNWEHIIAESMNRHDH from the exons ATGGAAGTCGCAGGTGAGTCAATCGTGCTAGCACCCACTCCTGGGTACGTACTCAAGTCCCGTGTGCTTGAATCCTCCTCACAGACGGTCGTCGTCAGCTCTAAGGTATTTATCAATGTGTGTCAAGATCCTCAGGTCCCACAACCGCCACTTGCGTTTGATCCAGCAGTGGTGTTCCCGTTAATAGTAGATAACAAATGGGAAATTCCCATCATTGTGTCACGTGAAAAGGCTGTGACGGATAAGAAGGGACAGCAGTCTTTCTGCTACGACTGCTGTATCAATGATACGTGTTTCAGATGGTGTTTAATTGACTCTAACCTCAAGTCGATCTTGAACGAGTGGTGCATGGAAGCAGTGGAAATCTTGTACGACATAGTACTTGACCGGCAGTATACGATGCCAAAGATGATGAATAAGGGTGAGCTTAGTGCCACTGAAATCCAGCGGTCTGATTTGACTGACACGGGTttgcagaagaagcttcatgatttgaagaacaacGAGAGTTTGGCATTGATCGAGGAAATAAGAGGGGGTTTGAAGGACAACGATCTCGCCGGTAAtattgttcttgaagctcCTGTAAAACGGCCCTTGATAGAGGAGATCGAACTGACACCGAAACCGAAAGCACAAACAAGTTCagctccacaaacacagaAACCGCCCACACGAGTATCGAATGCTGTGAGCTTCCAGAGCCTTCAAGGAAAAGACTATACGTTTCTCGTGAAAATTGAGTCGAATCTTCCCTACAATTACGCTAAGTTGGCATATGAAGGTGGCCACCTCATATTCGAGTCTACATGTGACCAATACAAAATATCTCCCAAACTCAAGATCCCCGTGCCGGCGGCCCTGGAAAAGTTTCAGAGTTTCTACACCGATAACACCGT TGAAGAACGGCTTTTGAATGGAGACTTCGAGACTTACGCAGCTGCAGAGCTGGAGGTCACACTTTTAGGACCAGAAGCCACCTTTGAACGAGAATTCAAGTTCACGGTCAATTCCTCCGGTCCTCTTATTGTCAGCTTCTTCCTCCAATATTTATTATCAGTAACCACCATTTTCGCCGCAGGCAAGTTGGGACCCAAAGAGCTTGCTGCTGCGTCCTTGGCGGTTTGTACCTTTAATATCACCGGGTTGGCGGTTTATCAGGGAATGTCCACCAGTTTAGATTCGTTGTGTTCGCAGGCATTTGGATCTGGAGACCTCCACAACGTAGGAGTTTACTTCCAACGGTGTTCGCTTATGATCCTTGTAGTGACAATATTTCCTTTGAGCATAATCTGGTGGTTTTCAGCCAGTATTTTGGAACCTTTGGTCGGTGATGCTGAGTTGGCCCAGTTGGCCCAGCTCTATTTGCGTATCAGCACTCTTGGAACCCCGGGCTTGTTCCTTTTCGAGACGGGAAAACGGTTCTTGCAAGCACAGCATATTTTCCATGCTGCCACATACATCCTTATGATTGTGGCTCCCATCAATATTTTGTTGAATTATCTTTTAGTCTGGAGCCCCACCTACGGTTTAGGGTATATCGGAGCCCCAATTGCGGTCTCGATTGTTTATTGGCTTATGACGCTTCTAATGATTGGATacattgtgtttgtggatggtcGCAAATGCTGGAACGGGTTTGATTGGCAGAAAGCCACCATCAACTGGATCCCTATGCTCAAATTGGCCCTTCCCGGAGTTATCATGGTGGAGGCAGAATATTTGGCCTTTGAAGTGTTAACAATTCTCGCGGCTTCGTTCGGAACCGACTCGTTAGCTGCTCAGTCCATTGCCCTGAACGTGGGATCCTTGGCATTTCAACTTGCATTCGCAGTGGCCGTAgccatcaccaccagaatAGGACACTACGTGGGTTCCCACAATATCGGTGGGGCACGTCGTGTGCTTCAGGTGTTCTTAGTCCTTGGAGTCTTCCTTTCTTGCTTCAATTTCACggttcttttctttggaaagaCCTTTTTGGCTGGTGTTTTCACCAAGGACACCGGAGTTATCAACATTGCCAGTAGATTAATTGGACTTGCTGCCATCAACCAACTTGCAGACTCGTTCAATGTGTTGGGTGCAGGGGTACTTCGTGGCCAAGGAAAACAACGGATCGGATCGATTTTGAATATCGCTTCCTACTATTTTGTGGCATTACCCATTGGGTACCTTTTAGCATTTCCCATGGGATACGGAGTTGAAGGCCTCTGGATCGGGTTGATCTCGGGAGTAGCTTTTCTCGCTGCCTCCGAAGGATATGTGATCTACTACAGCAACTGGGAACACATCATTGCTGAACTGATGAATCGTCATGATCATTAG